The following proteins are encoded in a genomic region of Asterias amurensis chromosome 5, ASM3211899v1:
- the LOC139937219 gene encoding uncharacterized protein — translation MRLQACEKSRCGLDVWNTPAPSPSPAPSPSPSPSPSPSPAPSPSPAPSPSPAPAPAPSPNQAPSPAPSPSPSPSPAPAPAPAPSPSPSPSPSPAPAPAPNQALAPSPAPAPAPAPSPSPSPSPSPSPSPSPSPSPAPSPSPSPSPSPAPAPAPSPSPSPSPSPSPSPSPSPSPSPSPAPNQAPAPAPSPAPAPAPAPAPAPAPNQAPAPAPSPAPAPAPAPAPAPAPAPNQAPAPAPAPNQAPAPAPSPAPAPAPNQAPSLTPHTFVPDGDTYTAQACW, via the exons ATGAGGTTACAGGCCtgtgaaaagagccggtgtggtctagACGTttggaaca ccccagccccatccccatccccagccccatccccatccccatccccatccccatccccatccccagccccatccccatccccagccccatccccatccccagccCCAGCCCCAGCCCCATCCCCAAACCAAGCCCCATCCCcagccccatccccatccccatccccatccccagccCCAGCCCCAGCCCCA gccccatccccatccccatccccatccccatccccagccCCAGCCCCAGCCCCAAACCAAGCCCTAGCCCCATCCCCAGCCCca gccccagccccagccccatccccatccccatccccatccccatccccatccccatccccatccccatccccatccccagccccatccccatccccatccccatccccatccccagccccagccccagccccatccccatccccatccccatccccatccccatccccatccccatccccatccccatccccatccccatccccagccCCAAACCAAGCCCCAGCCCCAGCCCCATCCCCAGCCCCAGCCCCAGCCCCAGCCCCAGCCCCAGCCCCAGCCCCAAACCAAGCCCCAGCCCCAGCCCCATCCCCAGCCCCAGCCCCAGCCCCAGCCCCAGCCCCAGCCCCAGCCCCAGCCCCAAACCAAGCCCCAGCCCCAGCCCCAGCCCCAAACCAAGCCCCAGCCCCAGCCCCATCCCCAGCCCCAGCCCCAGCCCCAAACCAAGCACCTAGCCTCACTCCTCATACATTTGTACCTGATGGGGATACATATACAGCTCAGGCTTGTTGGTGA